The Montipora foliosa isolate CH-2021 chromosome 1, ASM3666993v2, whole genome shotgun sequence genome has a window encoding:
- the LOC137979525 gene encoding collagen triple helix repeat-containing protein 1-like: protein MSSVLVLLLIISVCSASLNSVNTIPPDKQPLCYRGPPGSNGVNGLPGKPGIPGNPGAPGRDGRDGAKGDLGSPGNTGSQGPPGTKGEPGIQGPAGQKGSPGENCDCKTPPLSSHINWKECAWKKGFGKDSGEIYHCDFIKYHNDTALRVFFAGNLRIYNCNGCCSRWYFTFNGVECRVPGSIEGAFYMHPGQNPPRDLHRPCHIEGHCNNIHKGKVRLGFWVGSCNTGHHNADAYTGWETMSRIFIEEVAKAQK, encoded by the exons ATGTCATCAGTTCTCGTTTTGTTGTTGATCATTTCCGTGTGTTCCGCATCATTAAATAGTGTCAACACCATTCCTCCAGACAAG CAACCCTTGTGTTATCGTGGACCACCCGGCAGTAATGGCGTCAATGGATTGCCTGGTAAACCTGGCATACCGGGAAACCCTGGGGCACCCGGCCGTGATGGACGAGATGGAGCAAAGGGAGATCTTGGTAGCCCGGGAAATACTGGATCACAGGGACCACCTGGTACCAAGGGAGAACCTGGAATCCAGGGTCCTGCTGGCCAAAAAGGGTCGCCTGGGGAAAATTGCGATTGTAAAACACCTCCGTTGTCTTCACATATAAACTGGAAAGAATGCGCTTGGAAGAAAGGATTCGGAAAGGATTCGGGCGAGATTTAT CACTGTGACTTCATTAAATATCACAACGACACTGCACTTCGTGTGTTCTTTGCTGGCAACCTCAGGATCTACAACTGTAATGGCTGCTGCAGCCGCTGGTATTTCACTTTCAATGGCGTTGAATGCAGAGTCCCGGGATCTATTGAAGGTGCATTCTACATGCACCCTGGCCAAAACCCCCCGAGAGATCTGCATCGTCCCTGCCATATCGAGGGTCACTGCAACAACATTCACAAAGGAAAGGTGCGCCTGGGATTCTGGGTCGGAAGCTGCAACACAGGCCACCACAATGCTGACGCATACACAGGTTGGGAAACAATGTCTCGGATCTTCATTGAAGAGGTGGCCAAAGCCCAGAAGTAA